In the genome of Penaeus monodon isolate SGIC_2016 unplaced genomic scaffold, NSTDA_Pmon_1 PmonScaffold_5597, whole genome shotgun sequence, one region contains:
- the LOC119571235 gene encoding shematrin-like protein 1, whose amino-acid sequence MKIILVVLLAVAVAAEQKREAEPHYGYTGYYGFPYYSYGYNYGVPAHAHVGKREAEPHYGFYGGYGYTRGHLYAAHAHSYVHIHGIGKREAEADPDPHYRGYGYPHGYLYAPHAHSYVYTHGIGKREAEANPEPHYGVYGHGLYRPYGFGFYGPYRYGY is encoded by the exons ATGAAGATCATA CTTGTAGTTCTGTTGGCTGTCGCAGTGGcagcagagcagaagagggaagCTGAGCCCCACTATGGCTACACTGGCTATTACGGCTTCCCCTACTACTCATACGGCTATAACTATGGAGTCCCTGCTCATGCACATGTAGGCAAACGTGAAGCCGAACCGCATTACGGATTCTATGGAGGCTACGGTTATACGCGTGGACACCTGTATGCTGCTCACGCCCACTCCTACGTCCACATCCACGGCATCGGCAAGAGGGAGGCTGAAGCTGATCCTGACCCTCATTATAGAGGCTACGGATACCCTCACGGATACCTCTATGCCCCACATGCCCATTCCTACGTCTACACTCACGGCATCGGCAAGAGAGAGGCTGAGGCCAATCCTGAACCTCATTATGGAGTCTATGGCCATGGCCTTTATCGCCCTTATGGCTTTGGCTTCTATGGACCTTATCGTTACGGATACTGA